From Candidatus Eremiobacterota bacterium:
GGCCGACGAGTTCGATCTGACCGTGCGCGGAAAAGGCGGGCACGGCGCGATGCCGCAGCTGGCCGTCGACCCGGTGACGGCCGGCGCGTACCTCGTGACGATGCTGCAGACGATCGTCTCGCGCGAGATCGCGCCGAAGGACCCGGCGGTGATCACGGTCGGCCAGTTCGTCAGCGGAACGACGTTCAACGTCATCCCCGACGAAGCGAAGATGCGGGGAACGGTGCGCGCGTTCGACCCGTGGGTCCGCAAGTCGATGCCCGAGCGGATGGAGCGCATCCTCAAAGGGCTCGCCGAGTCGATGCGTTTCGAATACGACTTCGACTACCACTGGTCGTATCCGCCGACCGTCAACGCGCGCGAGGTGAACGATCTGGTGCGCGCGGTCGGCCGGCGCGAGCTGGGCGCGACGAACGTGGTCGAGCACGACATCGTGATGTGGGCGGAAGACATGTCGTTCATGCAGGAGGCGCGTCCCGGCGCCTACTTCATCGTCGGCTCGCGCGGCGGCGAGGCGACCTCGTTCCCGCACCACAACGCGCGCTTCGACGTGGACGAGCGCGCGCTCGACGTCGGCTACCGCATGATGGTCGCCCTCGCCTTCGTTGGAGGGCGGACCGCAGCGTAGCGAGGACCGCGAAGGGTTCGGCTTTGCCGAACCCACTTCTCAGCGGATTCTCACGTTCGACCTGAACCGTTCCCAGCAGACGAGCGTACATTCGGTGTACACCACAGTAAGGAGTCACCGTGTACGCACCCCAGAGTCAGCCCGTTCCCGCTCCGGTGGTCATGCGATTGATCGGCGTTCTGGACGCCGAGCTGGTCGCGGCGTTCAGCACGCACGAGCGCGGGCTGGCCGGGCTGGGCGGCGCAACCGTCGTCGTCGACGTTCACGACCTGCACGTCGCCGGCGAAGCCGACATGCACGCGCTCGCGAAGGTGGTCGCCGCCGCGCGGTGCCAAGGGCGCGACGTCCGGCTCGACGCGCGCGGCCTGCACTGGAAGCGCACCGCGAAGAAGACTCTTTCCGCGCAGCCTCCCGTCGACGCGCAACTTCGTTCCAGCGTGCGGCGGACCGTGATCCTCGCCCACAGCCCGCGCAAGAAACGCCGCTGAGCCGATTCGTTCGCCGTTTGCACAATGACAGGCGGCGCGCGATGGCCTATGGTGGGGACTCCGATGCTGCCCGAAGAGCACGACGCCTGCGGGGTCGGGTTCCTGGCCGACCTGTCCAACAAGCCCTCGCACCGGATCGTCGAGCTCGCGCTGCGCGCGGTCGGCGCGATGGAGCACCGCGGCGCGCGCGCCGCCGACGGGCGGACCGGCGACGGCGCAGGAATCCTGCTGGAAACGCCGCGCGCGCTGCTGCAGCGTGAGCTCGCTGCGGCGCACGTGCGCGTCCCCGAGCAGCACCTGGCGGTGGTCTGCGTCTTTCTTCCGCTCGACGAAGATCTCGCGGCGGCGATGCGCGCGAAGATCGAGCACGCGATCCGCATGGAGAGCGTCAAGCCGATGCGCTGGCGCGTCCCGCCGGTCGATCCCGAGGTGCTCGGCGCACAAGCGCGCGCGAGCGCGCCGGCGTACGAGCAGCTGCTGGTCGACGTCGGGCCGGGCAACTCGCGCGAGCGGATGCGCTCGGTGCGCCGCGCCGTCATCCGCGCGCTGCGCGAGGAAGGCGACGTCGCGACGCTGGTCAGCGCCTCGCCGCAAACCGTCGTCTACAAAGGACTGCTCTCCTCGAGCGAGCTGGGCGCGTACTTCGCCGACCTACGCGATCCGGCGTGCGTCTCGCGCTTCGCCGTGTTTCACCAGCGCTTCAGCACCAACACCGCGCCGAGCTGGCGGCTCGTGCAGCCGTTCGGGATCGTCGCGCACAACGGTGAGATCGACACGATCACCGGGAACCGCGCGTGGATGCGCGCGCGCGGCGTCGTCTCGCCGCGCGGCGCGTCGGATTCGCTGGAGTTCGACGTCGCGCTCGACGCGATGGTCGGCGCCGGCTACCGCGTCGACGAAGCGGTCGACTTGATGCTTTCGCCCGCGATCGACGACGACGAGCGCCTGCGGGCCTACTACGACGCGCACGTGCCGACCGTCGAGCCGTGGGACGGTCCGGCGGCGATCGTCTTCGCCGAAGGCGACCGCGTCGGCGCGGCGCTCGACCGCAGCGGCTTTCGCCCGCTGCGCTGGTGCCGCACCGCCGGCGGCACCGTCCTCGCCGCCTCGGAAGCGGGGGTGGTCGACTTCGGCGACGACCCGATCGTCGAGCGCGGCCGCCTGGGTCCGGGAGAACGGCTTGTCGTACGCTTCGCGACCGGCGAGCTGGTGCGGCCGGACGCGTTTCGCGCGCTGCGGCGCGAGAACGCCGACTTTCGCGCGACGGTCGCCTCGTGGCGCTTCGAGACGCCCGCGAACCAAACGCCGCGCGAAGTGGACATGGAAACGTTGCGGCGCGATCTGGTCCGCTTCGGCTACACGAAGGACGAGATCGCCGGCGTCGTCGCGCCGCTCGCGGCCGGCGGCGAGCCGGTCTGGTCGATGGGCGACGACGCGGCGCTGCCGTTCCTGGAGCGCCGGATGCCGGTCACCGAGTACCTGCGCCAGCGCTTCGCGCAGGTCACGAACCCGCCGATCGACGCGCTGCGCGAAGGGTTCGTCTTCGACGTGCGCGCGTGGGTGGGGAGCGGCGACACGAACGGCGACGTTCCGGCGCCCGCGAGCATCGTCACCATCGAGACGGCGATCCTCGACGAGCTGACGTTCGACGAATTGTCGTTCGACGCGCGGCTCGTGCCGCACCGCATCGCGCTCGACTGCGCCGCAAACGGGTTGCGCGCGCGGCTGCTGCAGATCGCCGCGGAAGCGGAGCGCGCGGTCCGTGAAGGCGCGACGTATCTCGTGCTCGACGATCGCACCGCCGCGCTGCCGGTTCCGGCGATCCTCGCGGCCGGCACGATCCACCAGCGGCTCACCGCAGCCGGCTTGCGCATGCAGGCGTCGATCGCGGCGTGCGACGGGTTCGCGCGCGACGCGCACGGCTGCGCCGCGCTGATCGCGGCCGGCGCGAACGTCGTCACGCCGTGGCTCGGCGCGCGCGCCGCGCTCGCCGAGACCGGCGACGCGACGCCGTTCCTCGACGCGCTGCGCGCCGGCTTGGTGAAGGTGCTCGCGAAGCTGGGCATCTGCACGCTGCGCTCGTACGTCGGCGCGCAGACGTTCGAGACGCTCGGGCTCAAGCACGAGATCGTCAGCGCGTGTTTCCCGGGGATGGCGGTGCACGTCCAGGCGCTCGGGTTCGACGAGCTCGAAGCGGACCTGCGCGCGTGGGACGCGCTGGCGCTGCAAGGCGGCGAGCCGCCGCAGCGCGGGCTGTTCCGCTTCCGGCGCGACGGCGTGCGGCACGCCTTCGATCCTTCGCTGCTGAAGAATTTGCGCAAGACGATCGTCGCGCGCGACGAGGCCGCCTTCTTCGCACTCTCCGACGCGCTCGAGCAGCGCGAGACGATCGCGCTGCGCGATCTGGTCGAGCCGGTCGCGCTCGGCGACCCGATCTCGCTCGAAGAAGTCGAGCCCGAAGAAGCGATACTCAAGCGCTTCGTGACCGCGGCGATGTCGCTCGGCGCGCTCGGCCCCGAGGCCCACGAAGCGGTCGCGCTCGGCGCGAAGCGGGCCGGCGCGCGCAGCAACGGCGGCGAGGGCGGCGAGGATCCGGCGCGCACGCTGAACACGATCAAGCAGGTCGCGTCCGCGCGGTTCGGCGTCGCCGCCGAATATCTCGCGACGGCGGACGAGCTGGAGATCAAGATCGCGCAGGGCGCGAAGCCGGGCGAAGGTGGGCAGATTCCCGGCTTCAAGGTGACCGCGGAGATCGCGCTGCTGCGCGGCGCGGCACCGGGACAGTCGCTCGTCTCGCCGCCGCCGCACCACGACATCTACTCGATCGAGGATCTCGCGGAGCTCATCTACGACTTGCGCCGGGCCGCCCCGCGCGCGCAGATCGCGGTCAAGCTGGTGAGCCAGGCCGGCATCGGCGTCGTCGCGAGCGGCGTCGCGAAAGCGCGCGCCGACGTCATCCACATCAGCGGATTCGACGGCGGAACGGGCGCGTCGCCGCTGGCCTCGATCAAGCACGCCGGGCTTCCGTGGGAATTGGGCCTGGTGGAAACGCAGCACGCGCTGGTCGCCAACGGGCTGCGCTCGCGCGTCAAGTTGCGCGTGGACGGCGGTTTCAAGAGCGGGCGCGACGTCGTCATTGCGACGATGCTGGGCGCCGATCGTTACGGCTTCGGCACGGCGCTGCTGATCGCGCTCGGCTGCATCTACGCGCGCCAGTGTCACAAGAACACCTGCCCCGTCGGGATCGCCACGCA
This genomic window contains:
- the gltB gene encoding glutamate synthase large subunit produces the protein MLPEEHDACGVGFLADLSNKPSHRIVELALRAVGAMEHRGARAADGRTGDGAGILLETPRALLQRELAAAHVRVPEQHLAVVCVFLPLDEDLAAAMRAKIEHAIRMESVKPMRWRVPPVDPEVLGAQARASAPAYEQLLVDVGPGNSRERMRSVRRAVIRALREEGDVATLVSASPQTVVYKGLLSSSELGAYFADLRDPACVSRFAVFHQRFSTNTAPSWRLVQPFGIVAHNGEIDTITGNRAWMRARGVVSPRGASDSLEFDVALDAMVGAGYRVDEAVDLMLSPAIDDDERLRAYYDAHVPTVEPWDGPAAIVFAEGDRVGAALDRSGFRPLRWCRTAGGTVLAASEAGVVDFGDDPIVERGRLGPGERLVVRFATGELVRPDAFRALRRENADFRATVASWRFETPANQTPREVDMETLRRDLVRFGYTKDEIAGVVAPLAAGGEPVWSMGDDAALPFLERRMPVTEYLRQRFAQVTNPPIDALREGFVFDVRAWVGSGDTNGDVPAPASIVTIETAILDELTFDELSFDARLVPHRIALDCAANGLRARLLQIAAEAERAVREGATYLVLDDRTAALPVPAILAAGTIHQRLTAAGLRMQASIAACDGFARDAHGCAALIAAGANVVTPWLGARAALAETGDATPFLDALRAGLVKVLAKLGICTLRSYVGAQTFETLGLKHEIVSACFPGMAVHVQALGFDELEADLRAWDALALQGGEPPQRGLFRFRRDGVRHAFDPSLLKNLRKTIVARDEAAFFALSDALEQRETIALRDLVEPVALGDPISLEEVEPEEAILKRFVTAAMSLGALGPEAHEAVALGAKRAGARSNGGEGGEDPARTLNTIKQVASARFGVAAEYLATADELEIKIAQGAKPGEGGQIPGFKVTAEIALLRGAAPGQSLVSPPPHHDIYSIEDLAELIYDLRRAAPRAQIAVKLVSQAGIGVVASGVAKARADVIHISGFDGGTGASPLASIKHAGLPWELGLVETQHALVANGLRSRVKLRVDGGFKSGRDVVIATMLGADRYGFGTALLIALGCIYARQCHKNTCPVGIATQDPKLREKFKGRPEEAIAFFEFVANDVRRRLARLGARSLAEIQGRSDLLRPAESLGDLGLEIDLTEILRLPEQAVEPRDVDEDERHIDDRAYARTETFVLTPGDRAVGARLANAIVMQRKGGERVPPISLRYRGTAGQSFGAFITNGLSLELDGDANDFVGKSMEGGKIVVRSAGEAHEPAIGNASFYGARGGEAFIRGGAGERLAVRNSGATIVTEGAGDHACEYMTAGTVAILGPIGRNFASGMTGGTVFLLADGLRKMPHADMTAMTADDSDAGLLRDLLVRHHAATGSPIARELMAAWPQSLEGFLKFAPAAPVAVPAPVKEPRLRASSP
- a CDS encoding amidohydrolase, coding for MSRLGMTATAIPHDDLVATRRRLHAAPELSMVEHETAAYVAAELSKLGLDQVRTGIGQTGVLGTLKGGQPGPVTLLRADMDALPITELNDVPYRSQRAGVMHACGHDGHVSILLAAARALAARRAEVPGTLVFCFQPGEEGHAGAKKMIDDGALEGPHVDRTFALHLYSGLDVGKIGVRDGAFFASADEFDLTVRGKGGHGAMPQLAVDPVTAGAYLVTMLQTIVSREIAPKDPAVITVGQFVSGTTFNVIPDEAKMRGTVRAFDPWVRKSMPERMERILKGLAESMRFEYDFDYHWSYPPTVNAREVNDLVRAVGRRELGATNVVEHDIVMWAEDMSFMQEARPGAYFIVGSRGGEATSFPHHNARFDVDERALDVGYRMMVALAFVGGRTAA